TTGACAGATGATATCATGTACCAAGCCTTGCTTGAAAAAGATACGCGCTTTGAAGGCCTGTTCTTTACCGCAGTCAAGTCAACGGGCATCTTTTGTCGCCCTTCCTGTACAGCTAGAAAGCCAAAGAAAGAGAATGTTGAATTTTTCCATTCTGTGGAAATATGTATGTCAAAAGGTTACAGACCGTGCAAGATTTGTAAACCTTTGGAAAACTTGAATGAAACACCTGCTTACATACGACAATTGATCGACGAGTTGGCTGAAAATCCGAGTCGAAAGATCAAAGACATTGATCTGGTGCAACGCGGTGTAGAACCTCATCAGATCAGGCGATGGTTCTTAAAAAATCATGGCATTACTTTTCATGCCTATCAACGCATGTTTCGCATCAATACCGCTTTCAAGCAAATACAGCAGGGGAGTACTGTCACCGATACGGCCTTCAGTAGTGGTTTTGAGTCACTCAGTGGTTTCGGTGATAGGTTTAAGTCTGTGTTTGGCCTTTCCCCGAATAACTCAAGAAAAATTAAGATCATCGATCTAAAAAGGATTGAAACGAAATTGGGTACAATGATTGCCTGTGCCGTTGAAGAAGGCGTCTGTCTGCTTGAGTTTACGGATCGGAAAATGCTTGAAACTGAATTGAAGGCATTGGCGAAATCCATGGAAGCAACGATAGTGCAAGGGGAAAATAAGCATTTCCCTATGTTGGAAACGCAGCTGGAGGAATATTTTGAAGGTGAACGGAGAACATTTGATATTCCATTATGCTTGACCGGTACCAAATTTCAGCAGGAGGTTTGGAGAACGCTTCAAACCATCCCTTATGGGAAAACCAGAACGTATAAAGAACAAGCCCTTGCACTGCAAAAGCCATTAGGGGTAAGGGCTGTGGCTATGGCCAACGGGATGAATAAGCTTGCTATAGTCATTCCATGCCATAGAGTTATCGGGTCGGGTGGTCAATTAACGGGTTATGGAGGAGGCTTATGGCGTAAACAATTTTTACTTCAATTGGAGAGTTCTCAGGCTGTTATAGCCTTCTAGCGTTTCAATCATTTTTTAATGTTTTTCTTAAATTGAGAATGTATTTGTCTGTTTTTTCAACGGTTCACCAATAAGTTAATGCTTGGATAAACGTACCTTTTCTAAAATTCCGTGTATGGTCTGCCTTGCTTCGAGATCCTTCTTAGGGTACTGGTAATGAATATGGAGGTATCTGTTATCTTTAAAATAAGCTTTGGCGCTTCCATGAACCTGTTGATTTTCCTGGTCTTCGTCATAAAAGATTTTATTTCCCCGGTACGTGTAAACAGCCAAGGCTTCATGTGCCTTATTAAAAGCTACTTCCAGCTCATCCGTATCTTCCAGTGTTGTAAAGATTTCTACCACTCCCCGGGAAGACTGGTATTGAAAATGGTAATCACCGGTAGTAGGGGCTTGAGATTGTTGCAAAGGTGTATCCTTGATTTTAAGTTGAACTTCACCCAGCATATATCGTCCGGGATAGAGCCTTATAAAGGGGTCTTTCCAAAAGGTTTCATAGGTGTTTTGTTGTTTCAATTGATTGCTGGCGGCCTGTTGCCATTCGGTAATTTGTAAACCTAATTGTTGATTGACTTCTTGCAGCTTTGCTAGGGCCTGCGCTTCATTGGAAGACTGGCAGGGAATGGCTACTTCAAATACCAATTGTTGTTTTTGGTAAAACCCTAGTAGGTATCTTTTGTCTGCCGTTTGTGCCCAATAAATGCCGGTTTTGTATGTCGGAGTTTGACCGAATATGCCTGTTTCGTACAAGGAGGCACTATATGTTTGCATGCTACTGGCAATTCCGCCGAAAAGCGGATTGCCTGTTTTGGTAAAATGCCTATCCAAATAAACTTCTTCCTCATCATAAATCAACATTGCACTTACGAATAGATCACCCCATTCGGGATCTTGGTATAGCACAATTTCTTTTTTATAGATAAGATTTTCCTCCCCGTCATTTAACGACCCAATTTCTTCAGTACCGTTATGGAACCTCGCCATAAAAGGGAAGACCTCGTTAGCATTGGTGAATAAAATTTTGTCTTCATCCTTTTGTTTAAGTTCATTGGAAAATGGTGCCTTACGAAGCCACTTTGAAAGACTTTTGTCTGTTAGCTGGGCTATTGATTCATCCCATACAAATTTGCGTTCGTGTTTCGCTCCGCAACCCGCTATACAAAACATCAGCAAAATAAATTTTGCAAAGACAGTAGGATATCTCATCAGTATATTCGTTTTTGTACGTCCCAATTACGTTTTCTACCACCACTGTGCTTCGGGCACATGATAATAGCTGGTATCTTTTTCATCTTGCCAGGGAGCTAGATCAAATTTCCAGTTATCCGGATTTCCGTCGAATCTTCTGCTTAAAGACATATCTCCCCAGGAATAGCCGACATAATACGTTTTTCCGTGGTATTTGAGTTTGCCGAATAACCATGCGATTGAGTTTCCGGAGACACCATTTGTGTAATTCGCTGCTTTTTCGAAGGTAATTTTAGCTCCGGCGGGAACGGTGCTGATCAGCTTCACTTCCGGCGGATCGAGTGCCATTCGATCTTTATACCACTGATAGTGGCGGTGAGTGCTATCCATGAGCACATAAGGAAAAGCCTTATCGCGTGATGGGAATTCCTGCATCAAATAAGTCGTAGTGTTTAGTTTTACCGTTTTTTCCAATAAATCGCTGAAGGGAGGGACGTTATGCAGATCTTTAGTTTTTGTTTTTATCGTCGAA
This Olivibacter sp. SDN3 DNA region includes the following protein-coding sequences:
- a CDS encoding bifunctional transcriptional activator/DNA repair enzyme AdaA; this translates as MELTDDIMYQALLEKDTRFEGLFFTAVKSTGIFCRPSCTARKPKKENVEFFHSVEICMSKGYRPCKICKPLENLNETPAYIRQLIDELAENPSRKIKDIDLVQRGVEPHQIRRWFLKNHGITFHAYQRMFRINTAFKQIQQGSTVTDTAFSSGFESLSGFGDRFKSVFGLSPNNSRKIKIIDLKRIETKLGTMIACAVEEGVCLLEFTDRKMLETELKALAKSMEATIVQGENKHFPMLETQLEEYFEGERRTFDIPLCLTGTKFQQEVWRTLQTIPYGKTRTYKEQALALQKPLGVRAVAMANGMNKLAIVIPCHRVIGSGGQLTGYGGGLWRKQFLLQLESSQAVIAF